One Halomonas sp. THAF5a genomic region harbors:
- the fghA gene encoding S-formylglutathione hydrolase — protein MTMTEHLELVSANKSHGGWHKRYRHRSRALDCEMTFAIYLPPQAETERVPLMWWLSGLTCTDENFMQKAGAHRVAAELGIAIVCPDTSPRGTNLPGEDDSYDFGSGAGFYVNATREPWKQHYRMYDYVAEELPSVVRQHFPVNGRESISGHSMGGHGALILALRRPGHYRAVSAFAPVVNPSECPWGQKAFAGYLGEDRGLWTQYDACELVARGASSQPLFIDQGEADDFLEEQLCPERLEAVCAEHDHPLTLRRQPGYDHSYYFIATFIEDHLRYHAERLKKR, from the coding sequence ATGACCATGACCGAACATCTCGAGCTGGTCTCGGCCAACAAGAGCCACGGCGGCTGGCACAAGCGCTATCGTCACCGCTCCCGGGCGCTGGACTGCGAGATGACCTTCGCCATCTACCTGCCGCCCCAGGCGGAGACCGAGCGCGTGCCGCTGATGTGGTGGCTCTCGGGGCTGACCTGCACCGACGAGAACTTCATGCAGAAGGCCGGCGCGCACCGGGTGGCGGCCGAGCTCGGCATCGCCATCGTCTGCCCGGATACCAGCCCCCGGGGTACCAACCTGCCGGGCGAGGACGACAGCTACGACTTCGGCAGCGGCGCGGGCTTCTACGTCAACGCCACCCGGGAGCCCTGGAAGCAGCACTACCGCATGTACGACTACGTGGCCGAGGAGCTGCCCTCGGTGGTGCGCCAGCACTTCCCGGTCAATGGCCGCGAGTCGATCAGCGGCCACTCCATGGGCGGCCACGGTGCGCTGATCCTGGCGCTGCGCCGTCCCGGCCACTATCGCGCCGTGTCCGCCTTCGCCCCCGTGGTCAATCCCAGCGAGTGCCCCTGGGGGCAGAAGGCCTTCGCCGGCTACCTGGGCGAGGACCGCGGGCTCTGGACCCAGTACGACGCCTGCGAGCTGGTGGCCCGCGGGGCCTCGAGCCAGCCGCTGTTCATCGACCAGGGCGAGGCCGACGACTTCCTCGAGGAGCAGCTCTGTCCCGAGCGCCTCGAGGCCGTGTGCGCCGAGCACGACCACCCGCTGACCCTGCGTCGCCAGCCTGGCTACGACCACAGCTACTACTTCATCGCCACCTTCATCGAGGATCACCTTCGCTACCATGCCGAGCGCCTGAAGAAGCGCTGA
- a CDS encoding branched-chain amino acid ABC transporter permease: protein MTMIFGVPLAVFMGQLMLGLINGAFYALLSLGLAVIFGLLKIINFAHGAQYMLGAFAAMLGLQYLGINYWVALLLVPLVVGTLGVVIERLFLRRIAHLDHLYGLLLTYGLALIFEGTLINLFGVSGASYPTPEALQGGLNLGFMFLPTYRAWVLVAALVVCGGTWFIIERTRLGAYLRAGTENPALMQAFGVNVPQLITLTYGFGVALAAFAGVLAAPLYPVSPTMGSSLLIVVFAVVVIGGMGSILGAIITGLAMGLIEGLTKVYYPEAANTVIFLVMILVLLLRPSGLFGKEA from the coding sequence ATGACGATGATATTCGGGGTGCCGTTGGCGGTGTTCATGGGCCAGCTGATGCTGGGCCTGATCAACGGTGCCTTCTATGCCCTGCTGAGCCTGGGGCTGGCGGTGATCTTCGGGCTGTTGAAGATCATCAACTTCGCCCACGGGGCGCAGTACATGCTGGGCGCCTTCGCGGCGATGCTGGGCCTTCAATACCTGGGCATCAACTACTGGGTCGCGCTGCTGCTGGTGCCGCTGGTGGTGGGGACCCTGGGCGTGGTGATCGAGCGGCTGTTCCTGCGCCGCATCGCCCACCTCGACCACCTCTACGGGCTGCTGCTCACCTACGGCCTGGCGCTGATCTTCGAGGGCACCCTGATCAACCTCTTCGGGGTCTCGGGGGCGAGCTACCCCACCCCGGAGGCCCTGCAGGGCGGCCTGAACCTCGGCTTCATGTTCCTGCCGACCTACCGCGCCTGGGTGCTGGTGGCGGCGCTGGTGGTGTGCGGCGGCACCTGGTTCATCATCGAGCGCACCCGCCTCGGGGCCTACCTGCGGGCCGGCACCGAGAACCCGGCGCTGATGCAGGCCTTCGGCGTGAACGTGCCGCAGCTGATCACCCTGACCTACGGCTTCGGCGTGGCGCTGGCCGCCTTCGCCGGGGTACTGGCGGCACCGCTCTATCCGGTCTCGCCGACCATGGGCTCGAGCCTGCTGATCGTGGTCTTCGCCGTGGTGGTGATCGGCGGCATGGGCTCCATCCTCGGCGCCATCATCACCGGGCTCGCCATGGGCCTGATCGAGGGCCTCACCAAGGTCTACTACCCCGAGGCGGCCAACACCGTGATCTTCCTGGTGATGATCCTGGTGCTGCTGCTGCGCCCCTCGGGACTCTTCGGCAAGGAGGCATGA
- a CDS encoding LysR family transcriptional regulator, translating to MQRWDRVEAFVEVVRLGAFKAAAERLKVSSSHVSRLVSQLENQLGTALLYRTTRRIRLTEAGRVYYQHCRHLVEGFHEAEAAIKDLQERPIGLLSLTCATTFGERYLAPLVNDFMARHPQLEVRLHLTNRQVDIIDEGFDIAVRLGALEDSSLVARRLCERREYVVGSPAYFTHRPQPHALSELTHHRCLIGSRDHWRFAVAGVRREVRVTGPWESNSGPALLDAALKGLGLAQLPDYYVEPHLASGELISVLDAYRHDDSAVWAVTPRHRHRSPKIRQFIDFLVERLPDRLPRR from the coding sequence ATGCAGCGCTGGGATCGGGTCGAGGCCTTCGTCGAGGTGGTGCGCCTGGGCGCCTTCAAGGCCGCGGCCGAGCGGCTCAAGGTCTCGAGCTCCCACGTCAGCCGGCTGGTCAGCCAGCTCGAGAACCAGCTCGGCACCGCCCTGCTCTACCGCACCACGCGGCGGATCCGCCTCACCGAGGCCGGTCGCGTCTACTACCAGCACTGCCGCCACCTGGTCGAGGGCTTCCACGAGGCCGAGGCCGCGATCAAGGACCTCCAGGAACGCCCGATCGGCCTGCTGAGCCTGACCTGCGCCACCACCTTCGGCGAGCGCTACCTGGCGCCGCTGGTCAACGACTTCATGGCCCGACACCCCCAGCTGGAGGTACGCCTGCACCTGACCAACCGCCAGGTGGACATCATCGACGAGGGCTTCGACATCGCCGTGCGCCTGGGCGCCCTCGAGGACTCCTCGCTGGTCGCCCGGCGGCTCTGCGAGCGACGCGAGTACGTGGTGGGCTCGCCCGCCTACTTCACCCACCGCCCCCAGCCCCACGCCCTCTCCGAGCTCACCCACCACCGCTGCCTGATCGGTTCCCGGGACCACTGGCGCTTCGCCGTGGCGGGGGTGAGACGTGAGGTGCGGGTCACGGGGCCCTGGGAGAGCAACTCGGGACCGGCGCTGCTGGACGCCGCCCTCAAGGGCCTGGGGCTCGCCCAGCTGCCGGACTACTACGTGGAGCCCCACCTGGCGAGCGGCGAGCTGATCAGCGTGCTCGACGCCTACCGTCACGACGACAGCGCGGTCTGGGCGGTCACCCCGCGCCATCGCCACCGCTCGCCGAAGATCCGCCAGTTCATCGACTTCCTGGTCGAGCGCCTGCCCGATCGGCTACCGAGGCGCTGA
- the mtgA gene encoding monofunctional biosynthetic peptidoglycan transglycosylase, translating to MRREWQRWAWRVLWRTLLGFVVASVVLVLVLRVVPVFGSMVMVERKVQAWSAGEALDLRHQWRPWARLADSAKLAVIAAEDQRFPEHHGFDLVQLRQAWEASRNGGRLRGASTISQQTAKNLFLWTGRSWVRKGLEAWFTLLIEALWPKQRILEVYLNIVEWDSGVFGLEAAARHYFGISAGELNAYQASRLAAILPDPRGRDAARPGPLVERRSAWIRQQMRNLGGTRFLERL from the coding sequence ATGAGACGGGAGTGGCAGCGGTGGGCGTGGCGGGTGCTCTGGCGCACCCTGCTCGGCTTCGTGGTGGCGTCCGTGGTGCTGGTGCTGGTGCTGCGCGTGGTGCCGGTGTTCGGCTCCATGGTGATGGTGGAGCGCAAGGTGCAGGCGTGGAGCGCCGGGGAAGCTCTCGACCTCCGCCACCAGTGGCGGCCCTGGGCGCGCCTCGCCGACTCCGCCAAGCTGGCGGTGATCGCCGCCGAGGACCAGCGCTTTCCCGAGCACCACGGCTTCGACCTCGTGCAGCTGCGCCAGGCCTGGGAAGCCAGCCGCAACGGCGGCCGCCTGCGCGGTGCCAGCACCATCAGCCAGCAGACCGCCAAGAACCTCTTCCTGTGGACCGGGCGCAGCTGGGTGCGCAAGGGGCTGGAGGCCTGGTTCACGCTGCTGATCGAGGCGCTCTGGCCCAAGCAGCGCATCCTCGAGGTCTACCTCAATATCGTCGAGTGGGACAGCGGGGTGTTCGGCCTCGAGGCCGCCGCCCGCCACTACTTCGGCATCTCCGCCGGCGAGCTGAACGCCTATCAGGCCAGCCGCCTGGCGGCCATCCTGCCCGATCCTCGCGGGCGCGACGCGGCGCGCCCCGGCCCCCTGGTGGAGCGGCGCAGCGCCTGGATCCGCCAGCAGATGCGCAATCTCGGTGGCACCCGCTTCCTCGAGCGGCTCTAG
- a CDS encoding ABC transporter ATP-binding protein: protein MTQEFILETRGLTKEFRGFTAVDDVNLRVREGHIHALIGPNGAGKTTVFNLLTKFLPPTRGEILYRGKPITSMRANEIARLGLVRSFQISAVFAHMTAMENVRVALQRRLGTSFHFWKSEKSLEHLNERAVALLDEVGLREYADVLTVEMPYGRKRALEVATTLALDPTLMLLDEPTQGMGAEDVDRIVELIRRVSKGRTVLMVEHNLSVVSRLCDRITVLARGSVLAEGDYDAVSRDPQVREAYMGSDAAAQAEEASA from the coding sequence ATGACCCAGGAGTTCATACTGGAAACTCGCGGGTTGACCAAGGAGTTTCGCGGCTTCACCGCCGTGGACGACGTCAATCTGCGGGTCCGGGAGGGGCACATCCACGCCCTGATCGGTCCCAACGGGGCCGGGAAGACCACCGTCTTCAACCTGCTGACCAAGTTCCTGCCGCCCACCCGCGGCGAGATCCTCTATCGCGGCAAGCCGATCACCAGCATGCGGGCCAACGAGATCGCCCGGCTCGGCCTGGTGCGCTCCTTCCAGATCTCGGCGGTGTTCGCCCACATGACCGCCATGGAGAACGTGCGCGTGGCGCTGCAGCGCCGCCTCGGCACCTCCTTCCACTTCTGGAAGTCCGAGAAGAGCCTCGAGCACCTCAATGAGCGCGCCGTCGCGCTGCTCGACGAGGTCGGCCTCAGGGAGTACGCCGACGTGCTCACCGTGGAGATGCCCTACGGGCGCAAGCGGGCGCTGGAGGTGGCGACCACCCTGGCGCTGGATCCCACCCTGATGCTGCTCGACGAGCCGACCCAGGGCATGGGCGCCGAGGACGTCGACCGCATCGTCGAGCTGATCCGGCGGGTCTCCAAGGGGCGTACCGTGCTGATGGTGGAGCACAACCTCAGCGTGGTCAGCCGCCTGTGCGACCGCATCACGGTGCTGGCCCGCGGCAGCGTGCTGGCCGAGGGCGACTACGACGCCGTCTCCCGCGACCCGCAGGTCCGGGAGGCCTACATGGGCAGTGATGCCGCGGCGCAAGCAGAGGAGGCCAGCGCATGA
- a CDS encoding ABC transporter ATP-binding protein, which produces MSQAATTLGQTPMRDGAEMLRISDLHAFYGESHILHGVDFDVKRGELVTLLGRNGAGRSTTLKAIMNMVGHRTGSIVINGTETLGVKPHRIPRLGVGYCPEERGIFSSLDVEENLLLPPTVRSGGMGIDEIYAMFPNLYERRRSQGTRLSGGEQQMLAMARILRTGARLLLLDEITEGLAPVIVQALGEVLIKLKERGMTIVLVEQNFRFAAPLADRHFVMEHGRIIEEISAAELPARREHLNTLLGV; this is translated from the coding sequence ATGAGCCAGGCGGCAACGACACTCGGCCAGACCCCGATGCGGGACGGCGCCGAGATGCTGCGCATCAGCGACCTGCACGCCTTCTACGGCGAGTCGCACATCCTGCACGGCGTCGACTTCGACGTGAAGCGCGGGGAGCTGGTGACCCTGCTGGGGCGCAACGGCGCCGGGCGCAGTACCACCCTCAAGGCGATCATGAACATGGTCGGCCATCGCACCGGGTCCATCGTCATCAATGGCACCGAGACCCTCGGCGTGAAGCCGCACCGCATCCCGCGGCTCGGCGTGGGCTACTGCCCCGAGGAGCGCGGCATCTTCTCGAGCCTCGACGTCGAGGAGAACCTGCTGCTGCCGCCCACGGTGCGCAGCGGCGGCATGGGGATCGACGAGATCTACGCCATGTTCCCCAACCTCTACGAGCGGCGCCGCAGCCAGGGCACCCGGCTCTCCGGCGGCGAGCAGCAGATGCTGGCCATGGCCCGCATCCTGCGCACCGGCGCACGGCTGCTGCTGCTCGACGAGATCACCGAGGGGCTGGCCCCGGTCATCGTCCAGGCCCTGGGCGAGGTGCTGATCAAGCTCAAGGAGCGCGGCATGACCATCGTGCTGGTGGAGCAGAACTTCCGCTTCGCCGCGCCCCTGGCCGACCGCCACTTCGTGATGGAGCACGGCCGCATCATCGAGGAGATCAGCGCCGCCGAGCTGCCCGCCCGGCGCGAGCACCTCAATACCCTGCTGGGGGTCTGA
- a CDS encoding ABC transporter substrate-binding protein, with amino-acid sequence MTFHHKTLASSIALAAATLVTGNAQAQMSDDAVRIGYLADMSGTYRDLAGPGGLEALKMAVEDVGGEVNGVPIEVFSADDRNSADVGANTVRGWVDQENVDLVAGMVASSVSIAVSKVLEEAGGLAIISGSAASSITNEHCTPNHLHWVYDTYPLANGTAKAVVDQGGETWFMLTADYAFGHALEADVSAVVEANGGEIVGGVRHPFPTSDFSSYILQAQGSGADIVGLANAGSDTVNAIKTASQFGLTQTGQQLAGLLIFLNDVHAMGLEATQGLLLTTGWYWDMDEASREWAERYFERVGRMPTMVQAGVYSSTLHYLNAVEAAGTDEAQAVRAQMAETPVEDFFARNGRIREDGRMVHDMYLAEVKSPEESTGEWDLYEIKSTIPAEEAYRPLAESQCKLVKN; translated from the coding sequence ATGACCTTCCATCACAAGACGCTCGCCAGCAGCATCGCCCTCGCCGCCGCCACCCTGGTCACCGGCAACGCCCAGGCCCAGATGAGCGACGACGCCGTGCGCATCGGCTACCTCGCCGACATGTCCGGCACCTATCGCGACCTGGCCGGCCCCGGCGGCCTCGAGGCGCTGAAGATGGCCGTCGAGGACGTCGGCGGCGAGGTCAACGGCGTGCCCATCGAGGTGTTCAGCGCCGACGACCGCAACAGCGCCGACGTGGGCGCCAACACCGTGCGCGGCTGGGTCGACCAGGAGAACGTCGACCTGGTCGCCGGCATGGTCGCCTCCTCGGTCTCCATCGCCGTGAGCAAGGTGCTGGAGGAGGCGGGGGGACTGGCGATCATCTCCGGCTCCGCGGCCTCGAGCATCACCAACGAGCACTGCACGCCCAACCACCTCCACTGGGTCTATGACACCTACCCGCTGGCCAACGGCACCGCCAAGGCCGTCGTCGACCAGGGCGGCGAGACCTGGTTCATGCTCACCGCCGACTACGCCTTCGGCCACGCCCTGGAGGCCGATGTCAGCGCGGTGGTGGAGGCCAACGGCGGCGAGATCGTCGGCGGCGTGCGCCATCCCTTCCCGACCAGCGACTTCTCCTCCTATATCCTCCAGGCCCAGGGCTCGGGCGCCGACATCGTCGGCCTGGCCAACGCCGGCTCCGATACCGTCAACGCCATCAAGACCGCCAGCCAGTTCGGCCTGACCCAGACCGGCCAGCAGCTCGCGGGCCTGCTGATCTTCCTCAACGACGTCCACGCCATGGGCCTCGAGGCGACCCAGGGCCTGCTGCTCACCACCGGCTGGTACTGGGACATGGACGAGGCGTCCCGGGAGTGGGCCGAGCGCTACTTCGAGCGCGTGGGCCGCATGCCGACCATGGTCCAGGCCGGCGTCTACTCCAGCACCCTGCACTACCTCAACGCCGTCGAGGCCGCCGGCACCGACGAGGCCCAGGCGGTGCGTGCCCAGATGGCCGAGACCCCCGTCGAAGACTTCTTCGCCCGCAACGGCCGCATCCGCGAGGATGGCCGCATGGTCCACGACATGTACCTCGCCGAGGTGAAGTCGCCGGAGGAGTCCACCGGCGAGTGGGACCTCTACGAGATCAAGAGCACCATCCCCGCCGAGGAGGCCTACCGCCCGCTCGCCGAGAGCCAGTGCAAGCTGGTCAAGAACTGA
- a CDS encoding S-(hydroxymethyl)glutathione dehydrogenase/class III alcohol dehydrogenase yields MKSRAAVALEAGKPLELVEIDVEGPKAGEVLVKMAATSVCHTDAYTLSGADPEGNFPAVLGHEGAGIVQEVGEGVTSLRPGDHVIPLYTAECGECKFCLSGKTNLCGAVRATQGKGVMPDGTSRFSLDGKPLHHYMGCSTFSEYTVLPEVSLAVVSREAPLDKICLLGCGVTTGIGAVMNTAKVEPGSTVAVFGLGAIGLAVIQGAQMAKASRIIAIDVNPEKFELARQFGATDFVNPKEHGASIQEVIVDMTDGGVDYSFECIGNVNVMRQALECCHKGWGESVIIGVAGAGEEISTRPFQLVTGRVWKGSAFGGVKGRTELPGYVDRYMKGEINIDDFITHDMPFEKINEAFDLLHRGESIRTVLHY; encoded by the coding sequence ATGAAGTCTCGCGCTGCGGTCGCCCTGGAAGCCGGCAAGCCCCTGGAACTGGTCGAGATCGACGTCGAGGGCCCGAAGGCCGGCGAGGTGCTGGTCAAGATGGCCGCCACCAGCGTCTGCCACACCGACGCCTACACGCTCTCTGGCGCCGACCCGGAGGGCAACTTCCCGGCGGTGCTGGGCCACGAGGGTGCCGGCATCGTGCAGGAGGTGGGCGAGGGCGTGACCAGCCTGCGCCCCGGCGATCACGTCATCCCGCTCTATACCGCCGAGTGCGGCGAGTGCAAGTTCTGCCTCTCCGGCAAGACCAACCTGTGCGGCGCGGTGCGCGCCACCCAGGGCAAGGGCGTGATGCCTGACGGCACCTCGCGCTTCTCGCTGGACGGCAAGCCGCTGCACCACTACATGGGCTGCTCGACCTTCAGCGAGTACACCGTGCTGCCCGAGGTGTCGCTGGCGGTGGTCTCCAGGGAGGCGCCGCTCGACAAGATCTGCCTGCTCGGCTGCGGCGTGACCACCGGCATCGGCGCGGTGATGAACACCGCCAAGGTCGAACCGGGTTCGACGGTGGCCGTCTTCGGCCTGGGCGCCATCGGCCTGGCGGTGATCCAGGGCGCGCAGATGGCCAAGGCCAGCCGCATCATCGCCATCGACGTCAATCCGGAGAAGTTCGAGCTGGCGCGCCAGTTCGGCGCCACCGACTTCGTCAATCCCAAGGAGCATGGCGCCAGCATCCAGGAGGTGATCGTCGACATGACCGACGGCGGCGTCGACTACTCCTTCGAGTGCATCGGCAACGTCAACGTCATGCGCCAGGCGCTGGAGTGCTGCCACAAGGGCTGGGGCGAGTCGGTGATCATCGGCGTCGCCGGGGCCGGCGAGGAGATCTCCACGCGGCCGTTCCAGCTGGTCACCGGCCGGGTCTGGAAGGGTTCCGCCTTCGGCGGCGTCAAGGGCCGCACCGAGCTGCCGGGCTACGTCGATCGCTACATGAAGGGCGAGATCAACATCGACGACTTCATCACCCACGACATGCCCTTCGAGAAGATCAACGAGGCCTTCGACCTGCTGCACCGGGGCGAGAGCATCCGCACCGTGCTGCACTATTGA
- a CDS encoding branched-chain amino acid ABC transporter permease codes for MATTQPLTPAMQRQRSARRRRNLLYLVLLGLALLAPLAIYPVFLMKVLCFALFACAFNLLLGYAGLLSFGHAAFLATGGYFTGIMLSSYPGLTPEAGILIGTLAAVVLGTFFGVLSIRRQGIYFAMVTLALAQMVFFFFVQAPFTGGEDGLHGVPRGELFGLISLSDNLPMYYFVLAIFVIGFAIIQRTVHSPFGQVLKAIRENEPRAVSLGYNVDAYKLVAFVISAGLAGLAGSTKTVVFQLASLTDAHWHMSGEVILMTLLGGVGTLFGPVVGAGLVVSLQTQLAQSPLGNWVSVILGAIFVICVLSFRSGIVGEIDKLVRKNFK; via the coding sequence ATGGCCACGACCCAACCCCTGACCCCCGCCATGCAGCGCCAGCGCAGCGCGCGGCGGCGGCGCAACCTGCTCTACCTGGTGCTGCTGGGCCTGGCCCTGCTGGCCCCGCTCGCCATCTACCCGGTGTTCCTGATGAAGGTGCTGTGCTTCGCGCTCTTCGCCTGCGCCTTCAACCTGCTGCTGGGCTATGCCGGGCTGCTCTCCTTCGGCCATGCGGCCTTCCTGGCCACCGGCGGCTACTTCACCGGCATCATGCTCTCGAGCTACCCCGGCCTGACGCCGGAGGCGGGCATCCTGATCGGCACCCTGGCCGCAGTGGTGCTGGGCACCTTCTTCGGCGTGCTGTCGATCCGCCGCCAGGGGATCTACTTCGCCATGGTGACCCTGGCGCTGGCGCAGATGGTGTTCTTCTTCTTCGTCCAGGCGCCCTTCACCGGGGGCGAGGACGGGCTGCACGGCGTGCCGCGCGGCGAGCTGTTCGGACTGATCAGCCTCTCCGACAACCTGCCGATGTACTACTTCGTGCTGGCGATCTTCGTGATCGGCTTCGCGATCATCCAGCGCACCGTGCACTCGCCCTTCGGCCAGGTGCTCAAGGCGATCCGCGAGAACGAGCCCCGGGCGGTCTCGCTGGGCTACAACGTGGACGCCTACAAGCTGGTGGCCTTCGTCATCTCCGCGGGCCTCGCGGGGCTCGCCGGCTCCACCAAGACGGTGGTCTTCCAGCTCGCCTCGCTGACCGATGCCCACTGGCACATGTCCGGCGAGGTGATCCTGATGACCCTGCTGGGCGGGGTGGGCACGCTGTTCGGCCCGGTGGTGGGCGCGGGCCTCGTGGTCAGCCTGCAGACCCAGCTGGCGCAGTCGCCGCTCGGCAACTGGGTGAGCGTGATCCTCGGCGCGATCTTCGTGATCTGCGTGCTGAGCTTTCGCAGCGGCATCGTCGGCGAGATCGACAAGCTGGTGCGCAAGAACTTCAAGTAG
- a CDS encoding DMT family transporter, giving the protein MTSERHRQAALAAMPFLFVALWSTGFIGAKFGLPHAEPFTFLFVRSALTLALLVPLILVMRADWPRGRTLWGHIAVSGLLVHGAYLGGVFYGIYQGMPAGLTALLVGLQPLLTAALAGPLLNERLGAVQWLGLVLGLVGIALVLGGKLDPGEALFQGFGLGALASVMVALVGISLGTLYQKRFCTGMPLLGGTVVQYLATGTLMGLGAWLFETRQIEWTSTFVLTLGWLVLVLSISAILLLMALIRRGEASRVASLFYLVPPVTALEAWWLFDERLPPLSLVGMAIAIAGVVLVVKGRGARRA; this is encoded by the coding sequence ATGACATCGGAACGTCACCGCCAGGCCGCACTGGCCGCCATGCCCTTCCTCTTCGTGGCGCTGTGGAGCACCGGCTTCATCGGCGCCAAGTTCGGCCTGCCCCATGCCGAGCCCTTCACCTTCCTCTTCGTGCGCAGCGCGCTGACCCTGGCGCTGCTGGTGCCGCTGATCCTTGTGATGCGGGCCGACTGGCCCCGGGGACGGACGCTGTGGGGCCACATCGCGGTCTCGGGGCTGCTGGTGCACGGCGCCTACCTGGGGGGCGTCTTCTACGGCATCTACCAGGGCATGCCGGCGGGCCTGACGGCCCTGCTGGTGGGGCTGCAGCCGCTGCTCACCGCCGCCCTCGCCGGGCCGCTGCTAAACGAGCGGCTGGGCGCCGTGCAGTGGTTGGGGCTGGTACTGGGCCTGGTGGGCATCGCCCTGGTGCTGGGCGGCAAGCTCGATCCGGGCGAGGCGCTGTTCCAGGGCTTCGGCCTCGGCGCCCTGGCGAGCGTGATGGTGGCGCTGGTGGGCATCTCCCTGGGCACCCTCTACCAGAAGCGCTTCTGCACCGGCATGCCGCTGCTCGGGGGCACCGTGGTGCAGTACCTCGCCACCGGCACCCTGATGGGACTGGGGGCGTGGCTGTTCGAGACGCGCCAGATCGAGTGGACCTCGACCTTCGTGCTGACCCTGGGCTGGCTGGTGCTGGTGCTGTCGATCAGCGCCATCCTGCTGCTGATGGCGCTGATCCGGCGCGGAGAGGCGTCGCGGGTGGCGAGCCTCTTCTACCTGGTGCCCCCGGTGACCGCCCTGGAGGCGTGGTGGCTGTTCGACGAGCGCCTGCCGCCGCTGTCGCTTGTCGGCATGGCCATCGCCATTGCCGGGGTGGTGCTGGTCGTCAAGGGTCGGGGCGCACGGCGCGCCTAG